The following coding sequences lie in one Mesorhizobium sp. NZP2298 genomic window:
- a CDS encoding glycosyltransferase family 25 protein — protein MKCLVINLDRSPDRLAHMTAEFARIGIAFERVVAIDGRQHPYLGLQPQHALHAVQRLSGSEIACLHSHRACWAIIAQDDAPYGAVFEDDMVFSAKAGALLADANWVPADTDIVKLETFFHTTVIQRERFSVGHGFSMFRLRKNHIGAGGYLLSKQAARDLLLATEEVNVAVDNLIFDPAFATSTGKTIYQLVPALCAQEQFVGAKLPSLLAPERDAEWVAAGLANKRRKPVTARVRREVRRTARWIADFCRFRRQIVVPLGPIEASDQ, from the coding sequence ATGAAGTGCCTGGTCATCAATCTCGATCGCTCTCCCGACCGGCTTGCCCATATGACCGCCGAATTTGCTCGCATCGGGATCGCCTTCGAGCGGGTGGTGGCAATTGACGGCAGGCAGCATCCGTATCTGGGGCTGCAACCACAGCATGCACTGCACGCCGTGCAACGCCTTTCCGGCAGCGAGATTGCTTGCCTGCACAGCCATCGCGCCTGCTGGGCCATCATCGCGCAGGACGACGCGCCCTACGGCGCCGTGTTCGAGGACGACATGGTGTTTTCGGCGAAGGCCGGTGCGCTGCTTGCCGATGCGAATTGGGTTCCGGCCGATACCGATATCGTCAAGCTCGAGACATTCTTCCACACGACCGTGATCCAGAGAGAACGGTTTTCCGTGGGCCACGGCTTTTCCATGTTCAGACTGCGCAAGAACCACATAGGAGCCGGAGGTTACCTGCTCTCCAAGCAAGCCGCCCGCGACCTTCTCCTGGCAACCGAGGAGGTCAACGTGGCAGTGGACAATCTCATTTTTGATCCCGCGTTCGCAACATCGACCGGCAAGACGATATACCAGCTCGTTCCAGCCCTGTGCGCGCAGGAACAGTTCGTTGGCGCCAAGTTGCCCAGTCTGCTTGCGCCGGAACGGGACGCCGAGTGGGTCGCCGCCGGGCTTGCGAACAAGCGCAGGAAGCCGGTCACGGCGCGAGTCAGGAGAGAGGTCCGGCGGACCGCGCGGTGGATTGCCGACTTCTGCAGGTTCCGGCGACAGATTGTCGTCCCCCTCGGCCCGATCGAGGCAAGCGACCAATGA
- a CDS encoding glycosyltransferase family 25 protein, with product MKRLVINLDRSPERLAHMTAEFARINIGFERVAGIDAKQHPDLVLQPQHAIHAIRPLSGSEIACLHSHRACWTIIAQDDAPYGAVFEDDMVFSGKAGALLGDIGWVPADADVVKLETFFSRTVVQRRRIAAGNGFSVVRLRKGHPGAGGYLLSRQTARDFLEATAHINIAVDDLIFDPIMSAGKTVYQLVPALCAQDQFVADRLPSLLDQERDAARTASGLMTRHRKPTAVRIKREAGRTIRWIADFCRFRRHIVVPLDPIEATD from the coding sequence ATGAAGCGCCTGGTCATCAATCTCGATCGGTCTCCCGAGCGGCTTGCCCACATGACAGCGGAGTTTGCCCGCATCAACATCGGGTTCGAGCGGGTCGCGGGGATCGATGCAAAGCAGCATCCCGACCTGGTGCTGCAGCCTCAGCACGCGATACACGCCATCCGGCCGCTTTCCGGCAGCGAGATCGCCTGCCTGCACAGCCATCGTGCCTGCTGGACGATCATTGCCCAAGACGATGCCCCGTACGGCGCCGTGTTCGAAGACGATATGGTCTTCTCCGGCAAGGCGGGGGCTTTGCTGGGCGATATCGGTTGGGTGCCGGCGGACGCGGATGTCGTGAAGCTCGAGACGTTCTTCTCCAGAACCGTGGTCCAGAGGAGAAGGATCGCCGCTGGAAACGGTTTTTCCGTGGTCCGGCTCCGCAAGGGCCACCCGGGGGCCGGGGGTTATCTCCTCTCGCGGCAAACGGCACGCGACTTTCTGGAGGCGACGGCGCATATCAACATAGCTGTCGATGATCTCATCTTCGACCCCATCATGTCAGCCGGCAAGACTGTCTACCAACTTGTTCCCGCCTTGTGCGCGCAGGACCAGTTCGTTGCCGACAGGCTGCCAAGCCTGCTTGATCAGGAGCGGGATGCCGCGCGGACCGCGAGTGGGCTTATGACAAGGCACAGAAAGCCGACAGCGGTGAGAATCAAGAGAGAGGCCGGACGGACCATACGGTGGATCGCCGACTTCTGCAGATTCCGACGACACATTGTCGTACCCCTCGATCCGATCGAGGCAACGGACTAG
- a CDS encoding heavy metal translocating P-type ATPase: MTHSDHDHRGDHHSHGAHGSCCAPKGADTAVLRDPVCGMTVDPDAGKPTSEHGGRLYHFCSEGCRTKFQAEPERYMTATDPVCGMSVDRSTAKHFVRHEGQGFYFCSAGCKAKFEAAPQTYLSDKPAPVQAPKGTQYTCPMHPEIVRDKPGSCPICGMALEPMGVPSGDEGPNPELVDFTRRLWVSAVLSIPLLIIAMAPMVGLSLEGLVDDRTKIWIELVLASPVVLWAAFPFFHRGWESVVNRSPNMWTLISLGVGAAYLYSVVATLFPDIFPHQFRGHGGAVPVYFEAAAVIVALVFLGQVLELRAREMTGSAIRALLDLAPKTARRIGEDGSETDVPLDSVKAGDRLRIRPGDAVPVDGTVLEGRSSIDESMITGEPLPVEKAEGDALTGGTLNKNGSLIMRAERIGAETTLARIVELVAKAQRSRAPIQGLADRVSFYFVPAVVLVAIVAFMAWAVFGPEPSLIFAVVSAVSVLIIACPCALGLATPMSIMTATGRGAHAGVLIKEAAALERFASVDTLIVDKTGTLTEGRPKLTDVVAAGGMVENELLALAAALEKGSEHPLAEAIVEGAGSRDLKIAEASDFEAVTGKGVLGTVSGQKVALGNAAMMADLGIDIASISSRMEALQAEGKTVMFVAAGKTLAGIVAVADPIKATTAEAIRALHDSGLRIIMATGDNERTAKAIAKSLGIDEVRAGLLPEQKAALVEELRGRGAGVAMAGDGVNDAPALASADVGIAMGTGADVAVESAGITLVKGDLNGIVRARKLAQATIGNIRQNLFFAFLYNVLGVPVAAGVLYPLTGMLLSPMLAAAAMSLSSVSVIANALRLRTLKL; this comes from the coding sequence ATGACGCATTCAGACCATGACCATCGCGGCGATCACCATTCACATGGCGCGCACGGCAGCTGTTGCGCGCCGAAGGGTGCCGATACGGCCGTTCTGCGCGATCCGGTCTGCGGCATGACCGTGGATCCGGACGCCGGCAAGCCGACATCGGAGCACGGCGGCCGCCTCTATCATTTCTGCAGTGAAGGTTGCCGCACGAAATTCCAGGCCGAGCCGGAAAGATACATGACAGCCACCGACCCGGTCTGCGGCATGAGCGTCGACCGCTCGACGGCGAAGCATTTCGTGCGCCATGAAGGCCAGGGCTTCTATTTCTGTTCCGCCGGCTGCAAGGCGAAGTTCGAGGCGGCACCGCAAACCTATCTCAGCGACAAGCCGGCGCCGGTGCAGGCACCCAAGGGCACGCAATACACGTGCCCGATGCATCCGGAAATCGTCCGCGACAAGCCCGGCTCCTGCCCGATCTGCGGCATGGCGCTGGAGCCGATGGGCGTACCATCCGGCGATGAAGGGCCAAATCCCGAGCTGGTCGATTTCACCAGGCGGCTCTGGGTCAGCGCGGTCCTGTCGATCCCGCTTCTGATCATCGCCATGGCGCCGATGGTCGGCCTGTCGCTGGAAGGCCTGGTCGACGATCGCACGAAGATCTGGATCGAGCTGGTCCTGGCAAGCCCGGTGGTGCTCTGGGCAGCCTTTCCTTTCTTCCATCGCGGCTGGGAGTCGGTCGTCAACCGCAGCCCCAACATGTGGACGCTGATTTCGCTCGGCGTCGGTGCAGCCTATCTCTACAGCGTCGTCGCCACGCTCTTCCCCGACATCTTTCCCCATCAGTTTCGTGGTCATGGCGGCGCGGTGCCGGTCTATTTCGAGGCCGCCGCGGTTATCGTCGCGCTGGTCTTCCTCGGCCAGGTGCTGGAATTGCGCGCCCGCGAAATGACCGGATCGGCGATCCGTGCCTTGCTCGATCTGGCGCCGAAGACCGCGCGGCGCATCGGGGAAGACGGTTCCGAGACCGACGTGCCGCTGGACAGCGTCAAGGCCGGCGATCGCCTGCGCATCCGGCCCGGCGATGCCGTGCCGGTCGACGGCACCGTGCTCGAAGGCCGCTCTTCCATCGACGAATCCATGATCACGGGCGAACCGTTGCCGGTCGAAAAGGCCGAAGGCGACGCCCTTACCGGCGGCACGCTCAATAAGAACGGTTCGCTGATCATGCGTGCCGAGCGCATTGGCGCCGAGACCACGCTTGCTCGCATCGTCGAACTCGTCGCCAAGGCACAGCGTTCGCGCGCGCCCATTCAGGGCCTGGCCGATCGCGTTTCCTTCTACTTTGTCCCGGCGGTCGTCCTTGTGGCCATCGTGGCATTCATGGCCTGGGCGGTCTTCGGCCCCGAGCCCAGTCTGATCTTCGCCGTCGTCTCGGCGGTCTCGGTGCTGATCATCGCCTGTCCCTGCGCGCTCGGCCTCGCCACGCCAATGTCGATCATGACCGCCACCGGGCGCGGGGCGCATGCCGGCGTGCTGATCAAGGAAGCCGCCGCCCTTGAACGCTTCGCCTCCGTCGACACGCTGATCGTCGACAAGACGGGCACGCTGACCGAAGGCCGGCCGAAACTGACCGATGTCGTCGCTGCCGGGGGCATGGTTGAGAATGAACTGCTGGCGCTTGCCGCCGCGCTGGAAAAAGGCTCGGAGCATCCGCTTGCCGAGGCAATCGTCGAGGGCGCCGGCTCCCGTGACCTGAAGATCGCGGAGGCCAGCGATTTCGAGGCGGTCACCGGCAAGGGCGTTCTTGGCACCGTGTCGGGACAGAAAGTCGCGCTCGGCAATGCGGCGATGATGGCCGATCTCGGTATTGACATCGCCTCCATCTCCAGCAGGATGGAGGCGCTGCAGGCTGAAGGCAAGACGGTGATGTTTGTCGCTGCCGGCAAGACGCTGGCCGGCATCGTCGCCGTCGCCGATCCCATCAAGGCCACCACCGCCGAGGCGATCCGGGCGCTGCATGACAGCGGCTTGAGGATCATCATGGCAACCGGCGACAATGAGCGCACCGCCAAGGCGATCGCCAAAAGCCTCGGCATCGATGAGGTTCGTGCCGGTTTGCTGCCGGAACAGAAGGCAGCCCTGGTCGAGGAATTGCGCGGCAGGGGCGCCGGTGTTGCCATGGCCGGCGACGGCGTCAACGACGCACCGGCCTTGGCCAGCGCCGATGTCGGCATCGCCATGGGCACCGGCGCCGATGTCGCGGTCGAAAGCGCCGGCATCACTTTGGTCAAGGGCGACCTCAACGGCATCGTCCGGGCCCGTAAACTCGCCCAGGCGACGATCGGTAACATCCGCCAGAACCTGTTCTTCGCCTTCCTCTACAACGTGCTGGGCGTGCCGGTCGCCGCCGGCGTGCTCTATCCGCTCACCGGCATGCTGTTGTCGCCGATGCTGGCGGCGGCGGCGATGAGCCTGTCCTCCGTTTCCGTCATCGCCAACGCATTGCGTCTGCGGACGTTGAAACTCTGA
- a CDS encoding glycosyltransferase family 25 protein, with product MKCLVINLDRSPDRLAHITAEFARIGIAFERIVAIDARDHPDLMLQPQHAMYSIRRLSHSEIACMHSHRVCWAIIAQDDAPYGAVFEDDIVFSAKAGALLADVSWIPADADAVKLETFFIKTMTQRKRTAVGHGFSLVRLRRNHVGTAGYILSRQMARDLLDATAQASAAADDLVFNPAFPTSSKKTIYQLVPALCAQDQFVGDRLPSLLVEERDAAWDASGLTIKRRRPVAEKIRTETRRVVEWIIDYCRMRRYTVVPFDPPEADR from the coding sequence ATGAAGTGTTTGGTCATCAATCTTGATCGGTCTCCTGACCGCCTTGCCCATATTACGGCGGAGTTTGCCCGCATCGGCATCGCCTTCGAGCGAATCGTCGCGATCGACGCGCGTGACCATCCCGACCTGATGCTGCAGCCGCAGCATGCGATGTATTCCATCCGGCGCCTGTCCCACAGCGAGATCGCCTGCATGCACAGCCATCGCGTCTGCTGGGCCATCATCGCGCAGGACGACGCCCCTTATGGCGCCGTCTTCGAGGACGACATCGTGTTTTCCGCGAAAGCCGGCGCCCTGCTTGCCGACGTGAGCTGGATTCCGGCCGATGCCGATGCCGTCAAGCTCGAGACATTCTTCATTAAAACCATGACCCAGAGGAAAAGAACCGCCGTCGGTCACGGCTTTTCCTTGGTCAGACTCCGCAGGAACCACGTCGGAACCGCCGGATACATCCTGTCGAGGCAAATGGCGCGCGACCTCCTCGACGCTACCGCACAAGCCAGCGCAGCAGCCGATGATCTCGTCTTCAATCCGGCGTTCCCGACGTCGAGCAAAAAGACGATCTACCAGCTTGTTCCCGCGCTTTGCGCACAGGACCAGTTCGTCGGCGACAGGCTGCCGAGCCTGCTTGTCGAGGAACGCGATGCGGCATGGGACGCAAGCGGGCTGACCATCAAACGCAGAAGGCCGGTCGCCGAGAAAATAAGGACAGAGACCAGACGCGTCGTCGAATGGATCATTGACTACTGCCGAATGCGGCGATACACGGTCGTTCCTTTCGATCCGCCTGAAGCAGACCGATAG
- the murJ gene encoding murein biosynthesis integral membrane protein MurJ, with protein MSLVKKFATVASGTLMSRALGFGREMLMAAALGTGPVADAFNAAFQFPNTFRRLFAEGAFNAAFVPLFAKEIETHGTDGAKRFSEEVFGVLFSALLVLTIAMELAMPLIVRYLVAPGFADTPGKFETTVRLATIMFPYLICMSLAAMMAGMLNSLRRYFAAAVAPAFLNIILISVLGYAWYHGLDAHAVGFSLSWGVLAAGIVQLAIVWVAVRNAGISIGFRRPKMTPNVKRLLILALPAAITGGITQINQLIGTAIASAQDSAVSSLAYADRVYQLPLGVVGVAVAIVLLPELSRALKSGNLIEAANLQNRSVEFTLFMTLPAAAALWVMSEPIVRLVYERGAFAANHSTPTVAAILAIFGLGLPAFVLIKAFTPGYFAREDTRTPMIFAAISVAVNVATALTLFPRMGAPGIAVASAVAGWVNALMLLAVLIRRGHWGRDVPLLKRIPRLVLSAAVMAVALYFAEHWLAVRLGPGSPLVVKATTLLTLVAGGALLYFVTAFATGGADFGMIRRNVKRKGPPAPKEQSPDQ; from the coding sequence ATGAGCCTCGTCAAGAAATTCGCTACCGTCGCTTCCGGCACGCTGATGAGCCGCGCGCTCGGTTTTGGCCGCGAGATGCTGATGGCGGCGGCACTCGGCACCGGTCCAGTCGCCGACGCCTTCAACGCCGCTTTCCAGTTTCCCAACACCTTTCGCCGGCTGTTCGCCGAAGGCGCCTTCAACGCCGCCTTCGTGCCGCTGTTCGCCAAGGAGATCGAGACGCATGGCACGGACGGCGCCAAGCGTTTCTCCGAGGAAGTGTTCGGCGTTCTGTTCTCGGCGCTGCTGGTGCTGACCATCGCCATGGAACTGGCGATGCCACTGATCGTACGCTACCTGGTGGCCCCAGGCTTCGCCGACACGCCGGGCAAGTTCGAGACGACCGTCCGGCTCGCGACGATCATGTTCCCCTACCTGATCTGCATGTCGCTCGCGGCCATGATGGCGGGCATGCTGAATTCCCTGCGCCGCTATTTCGCCGCGGCGGTCGCGCCCGCTTTCCTCAACATCATCCTGATCAGCGTGCTTGGCTACGCCTGGTATCATGGGCTGGACGCACATGCTGTCGGGTTCAGCCTGTCGTGGGGCGTTCTGGCGGCGGGCATCGTGCAACTCGCCATTGTCTGGGTGGCGGTGCGCAACGCCGGCATCTCGATCGGCTTCCGCCGGCCGAAGATGACGCCGAACGTGAAACGCCTTCTGATCCTGGCGCTGCCGGCGGCGATAACCGGCGGCATCACCCAGATCAACCAGTTGATCGGCACCGCGATCGCCTCGGCGCAGGACAGTGCCGTCTCCTCGCTCGCCTATGCCGACCGCGTCTATCAGCTGCCGCTCGGTGTCGTCGGCGTCGCGGTGGCAATCGTGCTTCTGCCGGAACTGTCGCGGGCGCTGAAATCAGGCAATCTCATCGAGGCCGCCAACCTGCAGAACCGCTCCGTCGAGTTCACCTTGTTCATGACCTTGCCGGCGGCCGCCGCACTCTGGGTGATGTCGGAGCCGATCGTGCGGCTGGTCTATGAGCGCGGCGCCTTTGCCGCCAACCATTCGACGCCCACGGTGGCGGCGATCCTGGCGATCTTCGGCTTGGGCCTGCCGGCCTTCGTGCTGATCAAGGCCTTCACCCCGGGCTATTTCGCCCGCGAGGACACGCGCACGCCGATGATCTTCGCCGCGATCTCGGTGGCGGTGAACGTCGCCACCGCGCTGACGCTGTTCCCAAGGATGGGCGCACCCGGCATTGCGGTCGCCTCGGCCGTGGCCGGCTGGGTCAACGCGCTGATGCTGCTTGCGGTGCTGATCCGGCGCGGCCACTGGGGCCGCGACGTGCCGCTCCTGAAGCGCATTCCCCGCCTGGTTCTGTCGGCGGCGGTAATGGCGGTGGCGCTGTATTTCGCCGAGCATTGGCTGGCCGTCAGGCTCGGCCCCGGTTCGCCGCTGGTCGTCAAGGCAACGACGCTGCTGACGTTGGTGGCCGGCGGCGCGCTGCTCTATTTCGTCACCGCCTTTGCCACAGGCGGCGCCGATTTCGGCATGATCCGGCGCAATGTCAAACGCAAGGGACCACCGGCGCCTAAGGAACAGTCTCCAGACCAGTAA
- the trpS gene encoding tryptophan--tRNA ligase: MSAFKPLVFSGVQPTGNLHLGNYLGAIKKFVALQDTSDCIYCVVDLHSLTAQLVHDDLADQTRSITAAFLASGIDPKKHIVFNQSRVMQHAELAWIFNCVARIGWMNKMTQFKDKAGKDRENASLGLLAYPSLMAADILLYRATHVPVGEDQKQHLELTRDIAQKFNNDFSSRIASLGVGVEMQVGEETVNGFFPITEPVIGGPAARIMSLRDGSKKMSKSDPSDLSRINLTDDADTISKKIRKAKTDPEALPSEVDGLESRPEAENLVGIYAGLAEISKADVLKEFGGQQFSVFKPALADLAVEKLAPIAGEMRRIQGDRAYVDAVLRDGGERAGVLAETTMKTVRDIIGLLQG; encoded by the coding sequence ATGTCCGCCTTCAAGCCTCTCGTCTTCTCCGGTGTCCAGCCGACCGGCAATCTGCATCTCGGCAACTATCTCGGCGCCATCAAGAAATTCGTCGCCCTGCAGGACACGTCCGACTGCATCTACTGCGTCGTCGACCTGCATTCGCTGACCGCGCAACTCGTGCATGACGACCTTGCCGACCAGACGCGGTCGATCACCGCCGCCTTCCTTGCCTCCGGCATCGACCCCAAGAAGCACATCGTCTTCAACCAGTCGCGGGTGATGCAGCACGCCGAGCTTGCCTGGATCTTCAATTGCGTCGCGCGCATCGGCTGGATGAACAAGATGACGCAGTTCAAGGACAAGGCCGGCAAGGACCGCGAGAATGCCTCGCTGGGCCTGCTTGCCTACCCGTCCCTGATGGCTGCCGACATCCTGCTCTACCGCGCCACGCATGTGCCGGTGGGAGAGGACCAGAAGCAGCATCTTGAACTGACCCGCGACATCGCCCAGAAATTCAACAATGACTTTTCGAGCCGCATCGCCAGCCTTGGCGTCGGCGTCGAGATGCAGGTTGGCGAGGAGACGGTGAACGGCTTCTTCCCGATCACCGAACCGGTCATCGGCGGCCCGGCGGCACGCATCATGAGCCTGCGCGATGGGTCGAAGAAGATGTCGAAGTCAGACCCGTCGGACCTGTCGCGTATCAATCTGACGGACGATGCCGACACCATCTCGAAGAAGATCCGGAAGGCCAAGACTGATCCGGAAGCCTTGCCGAGCGAGGTCGACGGGCTGGAAAGCCGGCCGGAAGCGGAAAACCTGGTCGGCATCTATGCCGGCCTGGCCGAGATTTCGAAGGCCGACGTGCTCAAGGAATTCGGCGGCCAGCAGTTTTCGGTGTTCAAGCCGGCGCTGGCCGACCTCGCGGTGGAGAAGCTGGCGCCGATCGCCGGCGAGATGCGCCGCATCCAGGGTGACCGCGCCTATGTCGACGCGGTGCTCAGGGATGGCGGCGAACGCGCCGGCGTGCTCGCCGAAACGACCATGAAGACGGTGCGCGACATTATAGGCCTGCTGCAGGGCTGA
- a CDS encoding [protein-PII] uridylyltransferase: protein MAKISLKLDELIDGEALRREMTALTAATAGDGSGQAARAGVLQLLKARLAEGRKIAEAMLRQDGGGNACAERLSHLMDELIRALYDFAATHVYRVKNRSVAERMAVVAVGGYGRGTLAPGSDIDLLFLLPYKQTPWGEQTVEYMLYMLWDLGLKVGHATRNIDECLRLSRTDITIRTSILEARFLWGERKLYDELMLRFDHEVVRTTGPEYVQAKLAERDERHAKAGESRYLVEPNVKDGKGGLRDLQTLFWIGKYFYRVRTGEELVEKGVFTGAEYREFQKAEDFLWAVRCHMHFLTGKAEERLHFDIQREIAERLGYTTHPGLSAVERFMKHYFLVAKDVGDLTRIFCAALEEEQAKHVPGFNRIFLTFQRRKRKLAGTSDFIVDNHRINIADDQVFERDPVNLLRLFWFADKHGLEFHPDALKLLTRSLGLVNKSLRRDEEANRLFLDILTSDRNAELNLRRMNEAGLLGRLIPDFGKIVAMMQFSMYHHYTVDEHLIRCIGVLAEIERGDGEKIHPLSHSLMPGLKKSREALYVAVLLHDIAKGRPEDHSEAGARIARRICPHMGLSAADTETVAWLVENHLVMSMTAQTRDLNDRKTIEDFASIVQSVERLKLLLILTVCDIRGVGPGVWNGWKGQLLRTLYYETELLLTGGFSEVSRAQRTAAARERLAEALADWPDKARKRYVGLHYENYLLTVDLQDQLRHAEFIREADAAGNKLATMVKTHQFEAVTEITVLAQDHPRLLSVIAGACAGAGGNIVDAQIFTTSDGRALDTILISREFDRDEDERRRAERVGRLIEDVLSGKSWLPEMIEKRTKPRRGSKVFKIPPRAEIRNALSNRFSVVEVEGLDRPGLLSEITGTLSDLSLDIASAHITTFGEKVIDTFYVTDLTGQKIDSPARIATIRNRLMATLEGIAPERGGKAKAAAE from the coding sequence ATGGCGAAAATCTCCCTGAAGCTCGATGAACTGATCGATGGCGAAGCCTTGCGCCGCGAGATGACCGCGCTGACGGCCGCCACGGCCGGCGACGGTTCCGGGCAGGCCGCCCGCGCCGGTGTGCTCCAGCTTCTCAAGGCCCGGCTCGCCGAAGGCCGAAAGATCGCCGAGGCCATGCTGAGGCAAGATGGCGGCGGCAACGCCTGCGCCGAGCGGCTGTCGCATCTGATGGATGAGCTGATCCGTGCGCTCTACGATTTCGCGGCGACGCATGTATACCGGGTGAAGAACCGCTCCGTGGCCGAACGCATGGCCGTCGTCGCCGTCGGCGGCTATGGCCGCGGCACGCTGGCGCCAGGATCCGACATCGACCTCCTGTTCCTGCTGCCCTACAAGCAGACGCCGTGGGGCGAACAGACCGTCGAATACATGCTCTACATGCTGTGGGATCTGGGCTTGAAGGTCGGCCACGCCACCCGCAACATCGACGAGTGCCTCAGGCTGTCGCGCACCGACATCACCATCCGTACCTCGATCCTGGAAGCGCGCTTTCTGTGGGGCGAACGCAAGCTCTATGACGAGCTGATGCTGCGCTTCGACCACGAGGTGGTGCGAACGACCGGTCCGGAATATGTGCAGGCCAAGCTCGCCGAACGCGACGAGCGCCACGCCAAGGCCGGCGAAAGCCGCTACCTGGTCGAGCCCAATGTGAAGGACGGCAAGGGCGGCCTGCGCGACCTGCAGACGCTGTTCTGGATCGGCAAGTACTTCTACCGGGTGCGCACCGGCGAGGAACTGGTCGAAAAGGGCGTTTTCACCGGGGCCGAGTACCGGGAGTTCCAGAAGGCCGAGGACTTTCTGTGGGCGGTGCGCTGCCATATGCATTTCCTCACCGGCAAGGCCGAGGAGCGGCTGCATTTCGACATCCAGCGCGAGATCGCCGAGCGGCTGGGCTACACCACCCATCCCGGCCTGTCGGCGGTCGAACGCTTCATGAAGCACTACTTCCTGGTGGCCAAGGATGTCGGCGACCTGACGCGCATCTTCTGCGCCGCGCTGGAGGAGGAGCAGGCCAAGCATGTGCCGGGGTTCAACCGCATCTTCCTGACCTTCCAGCGCCGCAAGCGCAAGCTCGCCGGCACGTCGGACTTCATCGTCGACAACCACCGCATCAACATCGCCGACGATCAGGTGTTCGAACGCGATCCGGTCAATCTGCTGAGGCTGTTCTGGTTCGCCGACAAGCACGGGCTGGAGTTTCACCCCGATGCGCTGAAGCTGCTCACCCGCTCGCTCGGCCTGGTCAACAAGTCGCTGCGGCGCGACGAGGAAGCCAACCGGCTGTTCCTCGACATATTGACCTCGGACCGCAACGCCGAGCTCAACCTGCGGCGCATGAACGAGGCCGGGCTGCTGGGCCGGCTCATCCCCGATTTCGGCAAGATCGTCGCCATGATGCAGTTCTCGATGTACCACCACTACACGGTGGACGAGCACCTGATCCGCTGCATCGGCGTGCTGGCCGAGATCGAGCGCGGCGACGGCGAGAAGATCCATCCGCTGTCGCATTCGCTGATGCCGGGCCTGAAGAAGAGCCGCGAGGCGCTCTATGTCGCCGTGCTGCTGCACGACATCGCCAAGGGCAGGCCGGAAGATCATTCCGAGGCCGGCGCGCGGATAGCGCGGCGCATCTGTCCGCATATGGGACTGTCGGCGGCGGATACGGAAACGGTCGCCTGGCTGGTCGAGAACCACCTCGTGATGTCGATGACGGCGCAGACCCGCGATCTCAACGATCGCAAGACCATCGAGGATTTTGCCTCGATCGTGCAATCGGTCGAGCGGCTGAAACTGCTTTTGATCCTCACCGTCTGCGACATTAGGGGCGTCGGCCCGGGTGTGTGGAACGGCTGGAAGGGCCAGTTGCTGCGCACGCTCTACTACGAGACCGAATTGCTCCTGACCGGCGGCTTTTCGGAAGTGTCGCGGGCACAGCGCACCGCGGCGGCGCGCGAACGCCTGGCCGAGGCGCTCGCCGACTGGCCCGACAAGGCCCGCAAGCGCTATGTCGGGCTGCATTATGAAAACTACCTGCTGACCGTGGATCTGCAGGACCAGCTTCGCCACGCCGAATTCATCCGCGAGGCGGACGCGGCCGGCAACAAGCTCGCCACCATGGTCAAGACGCACCAGTTCGAGGCGGTGACCGAAATCACCGTGCTGGCGCAGGACCATCCCCGTCTTCTCTCGGTCATTGCCGGGGCGTGCGCCGGCGCCGGCGGCAACATTGTCGACGCGCAGATCTTCACCACCTCGGACGGCCGCGCCCTGGACACGATCCTGATCTCGCGGGAATTCGACCGCGACGAGGATGAGCGGCGGCGCGCCGAGCGCGTCGGACGGCTGATCGAGGACGTGCTGTCGGGCAAGAGCTGGCTGCCGGAGATGATCGAGAAGCGCACCAAGCCAAGGCGCGGGTCCAAGGTGTTCAAGATTCCGCCGCGCGCCGAGATCCGCAACGCGCTGTCGAACCGCTTTTCCGTCGTCGAGGTCGAGGGGCTCGACCGCCCGGGCCTGCTGTCGGAGATCACCGGCACGCTGTCCGACCTGTCGCTCGATATCGCATCGGCGCACATCACAACCTTCGGCGAGAAGGTCATCGACACCTTCTATGTCACCGACCTCACCGGCCAGAAGATCGACAGCCCGGCCCGCATCGCCACGATCCGCAACCGGCTGATGGCGACACTTGAAGGCATCGCGCCCGAACGCGGCGGCAAGGCCAAGGCGGCCGCCGAGTGA
- a CDS encoding universal stress protein, which produces MVSKRLSREAGHRRKFLTIIDDTPECERAVAYASKRALSTNGTLVLLYVIVPDDFQHWLGVEKIMREEATATARAALDGYANKVRQKLGIEPEMVVREGKPTEEIHKLIEEDQDIAILVLAAGAGKEGPGPLVGAVAGKGAAFPIPVTVVPQNLSDEEIDSLA; this is translated from the coding sequence ATGGTCTCCAAACGCCTTAGCCGCGAAGCCGGTCATCGCAGGAAATTCCTGACGATCATCGACGACACGCCCGAGTGCGAACGCGCCGTCGCCTACGCCTCGAAGCGGGCGCTGAGCACCAACGGCACGCTGGTGCTGCTCTATGTCATCGTACCGGACGATTTCCAGCACTGGCTGGGCGTCGAGAAGATCATGCGCGAGGAGGCGACCGCAACGGCGCGCGCGGCCCTCGACGGCTATGCCAACAAGGTGCGCCAGAAGCTCGGCATCGAGCCGGAAATGGTGGTGCGCGAAGGCAAGCCGACGGAAGAGATCCACAAGCTGATCGAGGAAGACCAGGATATCGCCATCCTGGTGCTGGCGGCCGGCGCCGGCAAGGAAGGGCCGGGACCGCTGGTCGGTGCCGTTGCCGGCAAGGGTGCGGCCTTCCCTATTCCGGTCACGGTCGTGCCACAAAACCTTTCGGACGAGGAGATCGACAGCCTCGCTTGA